TCAAGGAGTATTAGAGCTCATTTGTTCAAGATGTATTGAAAAATTTTCCTATGGATTGGATATTACCATTGTTGAAAAATTTACAAATGTTTACAAAGAAAATGAAGATGATGAAACCATATTTATAGAGGATAATGTTATAGATATTTCCCAAGTAGTACAAAATAACATTATATTAACCTTGCCCATAAAAAGACTTTGCAAACAGAATTGTAAAGGGTTATGTCAGCAGTGCGGCACTAATTTAAATAAGTTCAAATGCCAGTGTAAAAACCATGATATTGATCTAAGATTAGCAAAGCTAAAGGATATGTTCTTCACTGATTAAGGAGGTGTTTACTGTGGGAAATCCAGCCAGAAAATTCTCAAGAGCAAGAAGAGACTCAAGAAGAGCACAAACTTTTAAGTTAAGTGCGCCACAATTAGTTGAGTGTCCTCAGTGTCATGAAATGAAACTTGCCCATAGAGTG
This genomic interval from Clostridium kluyveri contains the following:
- the rpmF gene encoding 50S ribosomal protein L32 yields the protein MGNPARKFSRARRDSRRAQTFKLSAPQLVECPQCHEMKLAHRVCKICGYYKGKEVVLTEN
- a CDS encoding YceD family protein — its product is MELNISELLKEKKAERKLDLIIQEDGLYDGMEYIKLLRPISFVGILSKVENDFTLKGKVQGVLELICSRCIEKFSYGLDITIVEKFTNVYKENEDDETIFIEDNVIDISQVVQNNIILTLPIKRLCKQNCKGLCQQCGTNLNKFKCQCKNHDIDLRLAKLKDMFFTD